The following are from one region of the Halomonas qaidamensis genome:
- the recB gene encoding exodeoxyribonuclease V subunit beta: MSQADTPTPLNPLTLPLHGSRLIEASAGTGKTFTIALLYVRLVLGGQHSKDDSAFVRPLTPPEILVVTFTNAATQELRERIRHRLVEAAAVFRKAPGEPPADDPLLIQLRSQYTEATWPACARRLELAAEWMDEAAVSTIHSWCYRMLREHAFDSGSLFSLNLENDQRELEQEVVRDYWRTFYYPLDADSLGSITRYWKSPDNLHEEVRKLLHESEALGSQRHAPAETLSTADAERSARLEELKAPWRAWVNELRQLFDDGQTAKHFAPGKMRKDHRGKWLDKIQQWAESDLVSPDMDKKATAWKRLTPAGIAEIWNGEPPNHPAFEAFEALPAALNALPEPRNDLLIHAVQWCKVRMEREQERRAEMGPNDLLTHLDRALQGPNKDALAAQILRQFPVALIDEFQDTDPIQYRIFNAVYDVANPRRDAAMLLIGDPKQAIYAFRGADIFTYLQARQDTAGRHVTLGTNFRSSRAMVEAVNHCFHYADQHPAGAFLFREDGGDNPLQFLPVAAKGRDEQLVLQGHPLPAMTLWPLTSEEPLSKTAYQTEMAECCASYMVELLAAGQGGNKESKSGFQKGDDFTPLKPSDMAVLVNGLQEARAIRLALASRGVKSVYLSDHDKVFSSPMAKQVERWLRACAEPLASSRQAEAHLRAALATPVLGLSLADLDHLQQNELAWEARVEQFSHYHRLWQRQGVLPLVRRMMVDFDIPARLLGEFEEGERLLTDLLHLGELLQQASAELDGEHALIRFLYEAIADPESHGDSHKLRLESDAELVKVVTIHKSKGLEYPLVFLPFIANHRPVSDKDIPLRWHDAQGNLQLSLSADKETQATADRERLGEDLRKLYVALTRARHATWLGLAPLQGLENSALGYLISGGKTIAPAELTTALEALAQGSEIVVSEPPAPTAQRLALSEQSAEQNATLGHARTPTRPAKEHWWIASYSALRLSGTLSAPTATPLEPTTAQEATAFEVLDEPQELSQLAQPDTFHLHKFPRGPGPGTFLHGLLEWAGRQGFEAAANDHDSLNDMLWRRVQLRGWQAWQEPLAGWLSALLTTPLPLAAPNQQSVALTELTSYQVELEFWLAAQRVNTQAIDALVSKHLLPGVERPALDADTLNGMLKGFIDLAFEHQGRFYVLDWKSNYLGPNDSDYEPDALRHALLAKRYDLQAALYLLAMHRLLKARLPNYDPHQHLGGSMTVFLRGSRSPGRGVFSEPAPVELIEALDSLFAGASFSSPAQEATV; encoded by the coding sequence ATGAGCCAGGCTGACACACCCACCCCACTCAACCCGCTCACGCTACCGCTTCACGGCAGCCGCTTGATTGAAGCCAGTGCGGGCACGGGCAAAACCTTCACCATCGCGTTGCTCTACGTGCGCCTAGTACTGGGCGGCCAGCACAGCAAAGACGACAGCGCGTTTGTGCGCCCGCTCACCCCGCCGGAAATTCTGGTAGTCACCTTTACCAATGCCGCCACCCAGGAACTGCGTGAACGTATCCGCCACCGGCTGGTAGAAGCCGCCGCGGTGTTTAGAAAAGCACCGGGCGAGCCACCTGCTGACGATCCTTTACTCATTCAACTCCGCAGCCAATACACAGAGGCCACCTGGCCCGCCTGCGCCCGCCGCCTGGAACTAGCCGCCGAATGGATGGACGAAGCCGCCGTTTCCACCATCCACAGCTGGTGCTACCGCATGCTGCGCGAACACGCCTTCGATAGCGGCAGCCTGTTCTCGCTCAACCTGGAAAACGACCAGCGCGAACTGGAACAAGAAGTGGTGCGCGACTACTGGCGCACCTTCTATTACCCGCTGGATGCCGACTCTCTGGGCAGCATTACCCGCTACTGGAAATCGCCGGATAATCTCCACGAAGAGGTGCGCAAGCTGCTCCACGAAAGCGAGGCACTCGGCAGCCAACGCCACGCGCCAGCAGAAACGTTAAGCACTGCCGACGCCGAACGCAGCGCACGCCTTGAAGAACTAAAAGCTCCTTGGCGAGCGTGGGTAAATGAACTACGGCAGCTTTTTGACGATGGCCAAACAGCCAAGCACTTTGCCCCTGGCAAAATGCGCAAAGATCATCGAGGAAAATGGCTGGATAAAATTCAGCAATGGGCGGAAAGCGACCTTGTCAGTCCTGATATGGATAAGAAGGCCACTGCATGGAAGCGACTGACACCGGCGGGCATTGCTGAAATCTGGAACGGAGAGCCACCGAACCACCCAGCGTTTGAGGCGTTTGAGGCACTGCCCGCCGCCCTCAACGCCTTGCCGGAACCGCGTAACGACCTGCTGATTCACGCCGTGCAGTGGTGCAAAGTACGTATGGAGCGCGAGCAAGAACGCCGTGCAGAAATGGGCCCAAACGACCTGCTCACCCATTTAGACCGCGCCCTGCAAGGCCCCAACAAAGACGCCCTGGCAGCGCAGATTTTGCGCCAGTTCCCCGTCGCGCTAATTGACGAATTCCAGGACACCGACCCGATTCAGTACCGCATCTTTAACGCGGTCTATGACGTCGCCAACCCACGCCGCGACGCCGCCATGCTGCTGATCGGCGACCCCAAACAGGCCATCTACGCCTTTCGCGGTGCGGATATCTTCACCTACCTGCAGGCTCGCCAAGACACCGCAGGCCGCCACGTCACGCTGGGCACCAACTTCCGTTCCAGCCGCGCCATGGTGGAAGCCGTCAATCACTGCTTCCACTACGCCGATCAGCACCCCGCTGGGGCGTTTTTGTTTCGCGAAGACGGCGGCGACAACCCGCTACAGTTTTTGCCGGTAGCCGCCAAAGGCCGCGACGAACAGCTGGTCCTCCAAGGCCATCCGCTGCCCGCCATGACGCTCTGGCCGTTAACCAGCGAAGAACCACTTTCCAAAACCGCCTACCAAACCGAGATGGCCGAGTGCTGCGCCTCTTATATGGTGGAACTGCTCGCGGCAGGCCAAGGTGGCAATAAAGAAAGCAAAAGCGGTTTTCAGAAAGGCGATGACTTCACCCCGCTAAAGCCTTCCGATATGGCGGTGCTGGTCAACGGACTGCAGGAAGCCCGCGCCATTCGCTTAGCGCTGGCCAGCCGTGGAGTAAAGAGTGTTTACCTTTCCGACCACGACAAGGTGTTTAGCTCGCCCATGGCGAAGCAGGTAGAACGTTGGCTACGCGCCTGTGCCGAGCCGCTCGCTAGCTCCCGCCAGGCCGAAGCCCACCTGCGCGCTGCCTTGGCCACGCCTGTATTGGGGCTAAGCCTAGCCGACCTTGATCATCTGCAACAAAACGAACTGGCTTGGGAAGCACGGGTGGAGCAATTCAGCCACTACCACCGCCTATGGCAGCGCCAAGGTGTGCTGCCGCTTGTACGCCGCATGATGGTGGATTTCGATATTCCCGCCCGCCTGCTGGGGGAATTCGAAGAGGGTGAGCGCTTGCTCACCGACCTGCTGCACTTAGGCGAACTGCTGCAGCAAGCCAGCGCAGAATTGGACGGCGAACACGCGCTGATTCGCTTTCTGTACGAGGCCATTGCCGACCCAGAAAGCCACGGCGACAGCCACAAGCTGCGCCTGGAAAGCGACGCGGAGTTGGTCAAAGTGGTCACCATCCACAAATCCAAAGGCCTTGAGTACCCGCTGGTATTTCTGCCATTTATCGCCAACCACCGCCCGGTGAGCGATAAAGACATACCGCTGCGCTGGCACGACGCCCAAGGCAACCTTCAGCTCAGCCTAAGCGCCGATAAAGAAACACAGGCCACCGCCGACCGAGAACGCCTGGGGGAAGACCTGCGCAAGCTTTATGTAGCGCTGACCCGCGCCCGCCACGCGACTTGGCTGGGGCTAGCCCCGCTGCAGGGGTTGGAAAATAGCGCCCTCGGCTACCTAATTAGCGGCGGAAAAACCATTGCACCGGCAGAGCTAACCACCGCGCTGGAAGCGCTGGCTCAAGGCAGCGAGATTGTTGTCAGCGAGCCACCGGCACCCACGGCCCAGCGCCTTGCCCTCTCTGAACAAAGCGCCGAACAAAACGCCACGCTTGGGCACGCCCGCACGCCCACGCGCCCGGCCAAAGAGCACTGGTGGATTGCCAGCTACTCGGCGCTACGCCTTTCCGGCACGCTCAGCGCCCCCACGGCAACGCCCCTGGAGCCCACCACCGCCCAGGAAGCTACCGCGTTTGAAGTATTGGATGAGCCGCAGGAACTATCCCAGTTGGCCCAGCCAGATACTTTCCACCTGCATAAATTTCCAAGGGGGCCAGGGCCGGGCACATTTTTGCATGGGCTTTTGGAATGGGCAGGCAGGCAGGGGTTTGAAGCCGCTGCCAACGATCACGATTCACTCAACGATATGCTATGGCGGCGCGTGCAGCTGCGTGGCTGGCAAGCATGGCAGGAACCGCTGGCTGGCTGGCTTTCAGCGCTACTCACCACACCGTTGCCGCTGGCCGCGCCGAACCAACAAAGCGTCGCACTGACCGAACTCACCAGCTACCAAGTAGAGCTAGAGTTCTGGCTGGCCGCCCAACGGGTCAACACCCAAGCGATTGATGCGCTGGTCAGCAAGCACTTACTGCCAGGGGTTGAGCGCCCAGCGCTGGATGCCGATACCCTAAACGGCATGCTGAAAGGCTTTATTGATTTAGCCTTTGAGCACCAAGGGCGCTTTTACGTGCTGGACTGGAAATCGAACTATTTAGGGCCGAATGACAGCGATTACGAACCGGACGCCTTGCGCCATGCGTTGCTGGCCAAACGCTACGACCTCCAGGCCGCGCTTTACCTGCTAGCTATGCATCGGCTGCTCAAAGCGCGCCTGCCCAATTACGACCCGCACCAGCATCTAGGCGGTTCGATGACGGTATTTCTACGCGGCAGCCGCAGCCCAGGGCGCGGGGTATTTTCCGAACCCGCCCCGGTTGAACTGATCGAAGCACTGGATAGCCTGTTTGCAGGCGCATCGTTTTCAAGCCCCGCACAGGAAGCGACGGTATGA
- the recD gene encoding exodeoxyribonuclease V subunit alpha, protein MSKPKDTHTFDLFGDAVETQDAQPSIAPAPVSAHPALSDTTELLTLCERWVARGWLRDLDRALVRFLAAEAPDAPALLLLAAALASHQLGRGHVCLDLTATLNAPDFALSLPPEGDDLTDPPPLPSDVLATLTLSEWQAALHHPLLTSEGPGNTPLVVVTAHSASETRLYLRRYWQYEQTLHQQIASRLEDENTPHTQAMNDNATTATDNRCRRPIYWAMGDDSHPGLLPQALHILFKPSDDLDWQKTACALAARSRFGIITGGPGTGKTTTVVRLLALLQTLQLAHSPNQPLRIRLAAPTGKAAARLNESIAGQVSQLPFKELATLLEGALWEGASARENEATEQLKAAIPTEVTTLHRLLGARPDTRHFRHSAANPLALDVLVIDEASMVDIEMMAAVLSALPANAQCVLLGDKDQLASVEAGSVLGDLCRRAEAAHYTHETAQWLESATGQPLPPKYLDAEGQPLDQAITMLRVSHRFNEHSGIGQLAQAINQPSHTQTDREKQQAVNAVLRHGYPDLHHLTLSEDTALDKLVIHGSADKFLNSGEGRTNHKNEPIAPPTGYRHYLKVLNAQRPRGESFEDNPAAYNAWAAEVLSAYSHFQLLCALRKGPWGVEGLNLHIAKTLRSEKLLFGSDYTLEKGWYEGRPVLVTQNDYGLKLMNGDIGITLAVPDPRTPGKSLLRVAFPTSDPEKTIRWVLPSRLHAVETVFAMTVHKSQGSEFLHTALLLPPTINPILTRELVYTGITRARDWLTLVEAKGGVLNEAVTREVMRVSGM, encoded by the coding sequence ATGAGTAAGCCAAAAGACACCCACACCTTCGACTTGTTTGGCGATGCCGTCGAGACACAGGATGCCCAGCCTTCAATAGCCCCCGCGCCAGTGAGCGCTCACCCTGCGTTAAGCGATACCACCGAATTGCTAACCCTATGCGAGCGCTGGGTAGCCAGGGGCTGGCTGCGTGATTTAGACCGCGCCCTGGTGCGCTTTCTAGCGGCAGAAGCACCGGATGCCCCAGCGCTGCTGCTGTTAGCCGCCGCCCTGGCCAGCCACCAGCTAGGCCGAGGCCATGTGTGTCTGGATTTAACCGCCACGCTTAACGCACCGGATTTCGCCCTTTCGCTACCGCCAGAAGGGGATGATTTAACCGACCCGCCACCGCTGCCTAGCGACGTGCTGGCAACGCTCACGCTAAGCGAATGGCAAGCCGCGCTGCATCACCCACTGCTCACCAGCGAAGGCCCCGGCAACACGCCGCTGGTGGTAGTGACCGCTCACTCAGCTTCAGAAACGCGACTCTACTTGCGTCGCTACTGGCAGTATGAACAAACCCTGCACCAGCAAATCGCCAGCCGCTTAGAAGATGAAAACACCCCCCACACACAGGCGATGAATGATAACGCCACGACGGCAACTGATAACCGTTGTAGGAGGCCAATTTATTGGGCGATGGGTGACGATAGTCACCCTGGCCTTCTCCCCCAGGCCCTGCATATTCTGTTCAAGCCAAGCGACGACCTCGACTGGCAAAAAACCGCCTGCGCCCTGGCCGCCCGCAGCCGCTTCGGCATTATTACCGGCGGCCCCGGCACCGGCAAGACCACCACCGTGGTGCGCCTGCTCGCCCTGCTGCAAACGCTGCAACTGGCTCACTCACCCAACCAGCCGCTGCGCATTCGCCTAGCCGCCCCCACCGGCAAAGCCGCCGCCCGCCTGAATGAATCCATCGCCGGGCAAGTCAGCCAACTCCCCTTCAAAGAATTAGCCACTTTGCTGGAAGGAGCTTTGTGGGAGGGAGCTTCAGCTCGCGAAAATGAGGCCACAGAACAGCTAAAAGCCGCGATCCCAACTGAAGTGACAACACTGCACCGCCTTCTAGGTGCCCGCCCCGATACTCGCCACTTCCGCCACAGCGCCGCCAATCCGCTAGCGCTGGATGTGCTGGTCATCGACGAAGCCTCCATGGTGGATATCGAAATGATGGCCGCCGTACTGAGCGCCCTGCCCGCCAATGCCCAGTGCGTGCTGCTGGGGGATAAAGACCAGTTGGCCTCGGTAGAGGCTGGCTCGGTACTTGGCGATTTATGCCGCCGCGCCGAGGCCGCCCACTACACGCACGAAACCGCCCAATGGCTGGAAAGCGCCACCGGCCAGCCGCTACCGCCAAAGTACCTGGATGCTGAAGGCCAGCCACTCGACCAAGCCATTACCATGCTGCGGGTAAGCCACCGCTTTAACGAACACAGCGGCATCGGCCAGTTGGCCCAGGCGATTAACCAGCCCAGCCATACCCAAACTGATCGGGAAAAACAGCAGGCCGTTAACGCCGTGCTGCGCCATGGCTACCCAGACCTGCACCACCTAACGCTTTCAGAGGACACCGCGCTGGATAAGCTGGTCATTCACGGCAGCGCGGATAAGTTTCTGAATAGTGGTGAAGGCCGCACCAACCACAAAAATGAACCCATCGCCCCGCCCACCGGCTATCGCCATTACCTAAAGGTGCTGAACGCGCAGCGCCCGCGTGGGGAATCGTTTGAGGACAACCCAGCGGCCTATAATGCCTGGGCTGCTGAGGTTCTCAGCGCCTACAGCCACTTTCAATTGCTATGCGCGCTGCGCAAAGGCCCCTGGGGGGTAGAAGGCCTAAACCTGCATATCGCCAAAACCCTGCGCAGCGAAAAGCTGCTGTTTGGCAGTGATTACACGTTAGAGAAAGGCTGGTATGAAGGCCGCCCGGTACTGGTCACCCAAAACGACTACGGCCTAAAACTGATGAACGGCGATATCGGCATCACCCTCGCCGTGCCAGACCCGCGCACGCCGGGTAAATCGCTATTACGCGTTGCCTTTCCGACAAGCGACCCGGAAAAAACCATCCGCTGGGTACTGCCCTCCCGCCTGCACGCGGTAGAAACCGTATTTGCGATGACGGTACACAAATCCCAAGGCTCGGAGTTCCTGCACACCGCCCTGCTGCTACCGCCCACTATCAACCCGATTCTCACCCGCGAGCTGGTCTACACCGGCATCACCCGCGCCCGCGACTGGCTCACGCTGGTGGAAGCCAAAGGCGGGGTGTTGAATGAGGCGGTGACTAGGGAGGTTATGAGGGTGAGTGGGATGTAG
- a CDS encoding type II toxin-antitoxin system RelE family toxin yields the protein MAWHLRYHPDVQNDLTRLGSAAANRLLDVIEERIRDGEPDKLGKPLRGALAGCRRMRTGNTRIIYKVDGSAIQVLIIAVGARRDDEVYELANRRI from the coding sequence ATGGCCTGGCATCTGCGCTATCACCCTGATGTTCAAAATGATCTCACCCGCTTGGGCTCCGCTGCAGCGAATCGCCTCCTTGATGTTATTGAAGAGAGGATCCGCGACGGCGAGCCTGACAAACTCGGCAAACCCCTTCGAGGCGCTCTAGCAGGCTGTAGGCGGATGCGTACGGGTAATACGAGAATCATCTATAAAGTGGATGGATCCGCTATCCAAGTGCTCATCATAGCGGTAGGAGCCCGGCGGGATGACGAAGTGTACGAACTTGCCAACCGGCGTATATAG
- the recC gene encoding exodeoxyribonuclease V subunit gamma — MPANSHCSPTPFSPTLLTPGFMVVHANRLEDLRGLVVQWMRLHPLGALENETILVQSNGIGQWLKLALAEDPENGGAGIAAALDVMLPARFLWQAYRTVLTHVDQDGDAVPETSPFDKSRLVWRLLRLLPSLSGLEVFAPLAQFLEVDRDQRKHYQLAERLADLFDQYQVYRADWLDAWANGDDVLITARGEPRPLEEHQRWQPALWRILREDVAATQGDAGLNSSRAQVHRRFLNATEQLEGQPCPRGLPRRLIIFGISSLPQQTLEALAALSRCCQIVLCVHNPCQFYWADIIEHKDLLRANRYRQRRKTGMPEALDVLGTGDADDALHLHAQPLLAAWGKQGRDYLRLLDEHDDSGNYQTLFEQQALRIDMFEPFNGVDRDCLLSQLQDDIRELRPVAETKTHWPALSSADDSMVFHIAHGPQREVEILHDQLLAAFSADPDLRPRDIIVMVPDIDRYAPHIAAVFGQLQNDDPRHIPYTLSDQASRHRLPLMIALEKLLRLPELRLSVSDLLDLLDVPALRQRFGLEERDLPVLERWMEGAGIRWGLNAKQRQTLELPGGLSQNTWAFGLRRLLLGYTVGEGHAWQGIEPFDDIGGLEAGLAGPLATLLEKLEETWETFCQPTDPASWVARLRTLLETFFLTDDAQESVMLTKLENGLQQMLESSAEAQLNDPLPLSMVREHWLAQIDEHSLSQRFLAGAVNFATLMPMRAIPFKRVCLLGMNDGEYPRSQPPLDFDLMGSDYRPGDRSRREDDRYLFLEALLSARDQLYISWVGRSQIDNTPLPPSVLVGQLRDHLEAGWQLENGTPLLEALTTEHPLQPFSRVYFNNAANRLFTYAHEWREVHAPRTPQAAQTTLPPPENTPTSLTLGQLGQFLREPVRAFFNTRLGVYFEQEAIAELDEEPFALDGLQNWQLQDQLIAAQRYAIDRGEPRIEALHAALERFQGQGVLAMGAFGERMRDALAEPMEALFTGYEEALGAWPIALGDPEAIHLEGKNGITLEDWLGELRQDDAGNRCRLLLLSSSLVKNGKYQWHLLLRHWVAHLAGNLSGPMTTQLLSKAGNITLEPVAADTARAHLETQLNAWQHGLEVPLPLAPQAAFAWLTKLGTPDIATEKGQESDAYAAAVKVYESGYKTTGEVEQSPYLGHQWPRFERLFFDRIEVPHDGQPHTFATLTDALYAPLFKAVKKPEGKKPEGKKQ; from the coding sequence ATGCCTGCCAATTCACACTGCTCACCAACACCGTTCTCGCCAACGTTGCTTACCCCTGGCTTTATGGTGGTGCACGCTAACCGCCTGGAAGACTTGCGCGGGCTGGTGGTGCAGTGGATGCGCTTGCACCCGTTGGGGGCGCTGGAAAACGAGACCATTCTGGTGCAGAGCAACGGCATTGGGCAGTGGTTAAAACTAGCGCTGGCGGAAGACCCAGAAAACGGCGGCGCAGGCATCGCCGCCGCGTTGGATGTCATGCTGCCTGCGCGGTTTCTATGGCAGGCCTACCGCACGGTGCTCACCCACGTTGACCAGGACGGCGACGCGGTACCTGAAACCTCGCCGTTTGATAAATCGCGCTTGGTATGGCGGCTGCTGCGCCTGCTGCCCAGCCTATCTGGGCTGGAAGTGTTCGCACCGTTGGCACAGTTTTTGGAAGTCGACCGCGACCAGCGCAAACACTACCAACTGGCCGAGCGGCTGGCGGATTTGTTCGACCAGTATCAGGTCTACCGCGCCGACTGGCTGGATGCCTGGGCCAACGGTGACGACGTACTGATAACCGCTCGGGGCGAACCCCGCCCGCTGGAAGAACATCAGCGCTGGCAACCTGCGCTATGGCGCATACTGCGCGAAGACGTTGCCGCCACCCAAGGCGATGCAGGTCTGAACAGTAGCCGCGCCCAGGTGCATCGGCGCTTTTTGAACGCCACTGAACAGCTGGAAGGCCAACCCTGCCCGCGCGGCCTGCCCCGGCGGCTAATCATTTTTGGTATTTCATCGCTGCCCCAACAAACCCTGGAAGCGCTAGCGGCGCTCTCGCGCTGCTGCCAAATTGTGCTGTGTGTACACAATCCCTGCCAGTTCTACTGGGCGGATATCATCGAGCACAAGGATTTACTGCGCGCCAACCGCTACCGCCAGCGGCGCAAAACCGGTATGCCTGAAGCGCTAGATGTACTGGGCACTGGCGACGCCGACGATGCCCTGCATCTACACGCCCAGCCGCTACTCGCTGCCTGGGGCAAGCAGGGCCGCGACTACCTGCGCCTACTAGATGAACACGACGATTCGGGCAACTACCAAACCTTGTTTGAGCAGCAGGCGCTGCGTATTGATATGTTCGAGCCGTTTAACGGCGTTGATCGCGACTGCCTGCTCAGCCAACTCCAAGATGATATTCGCGAACTTCGCCCCGTGGCGGAAACCAAAACTCACTGGCCCGCGCTAAGTTCGGCAGATGACTCCATGGTGTTTCATATTGCCCATGGCCCCCAGCGGGAAGTTGAGATTCTTCACGACCAGCTGCTAGCCGCCTTCAGTGCCGACCCCGATCTGCGCCCACGGGATATCATCGTGATGGTGCCAGACATCGACCGCTACGCGCCGCATATCGCCGCAGTGTTTGGCCAGCTACAAAACGATGACCCGCGGCATATCCCCTATACGCTTTCCGACCAAGCCAGCCGCCACCGCCTGCCGCTAATGATTGCCCTGGAAAAGCTGCTGCGCCTGCCAGAGCTGCGTCTTTCGGTCAGCGATTTGCTGGATCTGCTCGATGTGCCCGCTCTGCGCCAGCGCTTTGGGCTTGAAGAGCGTGACCTGCCGGTGCTAGAGCGCTGGATGGAAGGCGCAGGCATCCGCTGGGGGCTGAACGCCAAGCAGCGCCAGACTCTCGAACTTCCTGGCGGGCTAAGCCAAAACACCTGGGCCTTTGGCCTGCGCCGCCTGCTGCTGGGCTACACCGTGGGCGAAGGCCACGCATGGCAAGGCATTGAACCGTTTGACGACATCGGTGGGCTGGAAGCCGGCCTTGCCGGGCCGTTAGCCACCCTGCTGGAAAAGCTCGAAGAGACCTGGGAAACCTTCTGCCAGCCCACTGATCCCGCCAGTTGGGTAGCGCGGCTGCGCACGCTGCTAGAAACCTTCTTTCTTACCGACGACGCCCAAGAAAGCGTGATGCTCACCAAGCTGGAAAACGGTTTGCAGCAGATGCTGGAAAGCAGCGCAGAAGCTCAATTAAACGACCCGCTGCCGCTTTCCATGGTGCGCGAACACTGGCTGGCACAGATTGATGAACACAGCCTTTCCCAGCGCTTTCTAGCAGGTGCGGTTAACTTCGCCACGCTAATGCCCATGCGCGCCATTCCGTTTAAGCGCGTGTGCCTGCTAGGCATGAACGACGGTGAATACCCACGCTCCCAGCCACCGCTAGATTTTGACTTAATGGGCAGTGACTACCGCCCCGGCGACCGCTCCCGCCGGGAAGACGACCGCTACCTGTTTTTGGAAGCGCTGCTCTCCGCCCGGGACCAGCTCTATATAAGCTGGGTCGGCAGAAGCCAAATCGACAACACCCCGTTACCGCCTTCGGTGCTGGTCGGCCAACTGCGTGACCACCTAGAAGCAGGCTGGCAGCTCGAGAACGGTACGCCGCTGCTGGAAGCGCTGACCACCGAGCACCCGCTGCAGCCGTTTAGCCGCGTTTACTTCAACAACGCAGCAAACCGACTCTTTACCTATGCACATGAATGGCGCGAGGTACACGCACCGCGCACGCCTCAGGCTGCCCAAACCACACTTCCCCCACCGGAAAACACCCCGACCAGCCTGACGCTTGGCCAATTGGGCCAATTCCTGCGCGAGCCAGTACGTGCCTTCTTCAATACCCGACTGGGGGTGTATTTCGAGCAGGAAGCAATTGCAGAGCTGGACGAAGAACCGTTCGCCCTGGATGGCCTGCAAAACTGGCAGCTGCAAGACCAACTGATCGCCGCCCAGCGCTACGCCATTGATCGCGGCGAGCCACGCATCGAAGCACTGCACGCAGCCCTTGAACGCTTCCAGGGCCAAGGTGTACTGGCCATGGGCGCCTTTGGCGAGCGCATGCGCGATGCGTTAGCAGAACCCATGGAAGCGCTGTTCACCGGCTATGAAGAAGCCCTAGGCGCTTGGCCGATTGCGCTAGGTGACCCAGAAGCCATTCACTTGGAAGGCAAGAACGGTATTACGCTGGAAGATTGGCTAGGCGAACTACGCCAGGATGATGCGGGCAACCGCTGCCGCCTGTTATTACTCAGCAGCAGCCTGGTCAAGAACGGCAAGTACCAGTGGCATCTGCTGCTGCGCCACTGGGTTGCGCATTTAGCTGGCAACCTCAGCGGCCCGATGACCACACAGCTGCTTTCCAAGGCAGGCAATATCACCCTGGAACCTGTCGCTGCCGACACCGCCCGCGCCCACCTGGAAACCCAGCTAAACGCCTGGCAACATGGCCTGGAAGTGCCGTTACCGCTGGCCCCCCAAGCCGCCTTTGCGTGGCTGACAAAGCTGGGCACACCAGACATTGCCACTGAGAAAGGTCAGGAAAGCGACGCCTACGCCGCTGCCGTAAAAGTCTATGAGAGCGGTTACAAAACCACCGGCGAAGTCGAGCAAAGCCCTTATCTCGGCCACCAGTGGCCCCGCTTCGAGCGGCTGTTTTTCGACCGTATCGAGGTACCTCATGATGGCCAGCCACACACCTTCGCCACCCTGACAGACGCCCTCTACGCCCCGCTATTCAAGGCCGTCAAAAAGCCAGAGGGTAAAAAGCCGGAGGGTAAAAAGCAATGA